Genomic window (Toxotes jaculatrix isolate fToxJac2 chromosome 10, fToxJac2.pri, whole genome shotgun sequence):
CATGGCATTAGCGCTTTATTCAATAATGTgatatttttccctctttttttttagcgTTTAATTTTTTGGACATACTAATCTCAGCCATACCATTAAGGAGTCTTTTTTTGTCATGGTTTATGGATCTTTGGAGTGAGATTTTTATTGCTTGTTACCTCAccacaagtaaaaaaaaaaaaaaatggacaagaAACATGTTACTGAGCTAATAATGGTTCACTGCCTTGCTCATGGACACTTCAGCATAGCTGATTCTTGCCAACACAGAGGCTTGAACCCAGACTTTCTTGTAATAGTTTCCATAGGGAGAACTCCATACAGCTCCGCTTCAGTTCTACGGCTCCAACTAATAGTTATTTTCCTTGATTAGTctgtcaataattttttttttttataaatcaagtttataaaatgtcagaaaatagtgctttaaagtttctttttttgtaagacTAACTGtccaaaactaaaaacatttaatggTAAAGGACTTAGCTGGTAAAGGACTTAAACAAACTCCAATGATTACCAACATTGTTGTCAGTTAACTTGCTTTCAGTGGACTAATCAAGCAATCAATTGTTTCACCTCTAGATAGTGCACGACAGTAAATTGGAGAAAAGTAATGGTGGCAATAGAGCTGATGTCTAGAGACGAAAGTTATTATCTGGATTCAGACAATGTGACGTTTGCTTTAGCTTGCAAAACCAACGATCCTCCAAAGTGTTGTACATGTTTGATTgttgatgtctgtgtgtctgtttgtgtgagtttgcATGGCAGGCTTAGATCAGAGGGAGTGATTTGTCTGTGAAAGCCAGAGAGGATGAGTGCAGTGTGACATCTTCCAGAGATAGTTTCCTCTCTTGTCTGCCCGTTTGAACCAGGACATTTAAAGGCCTGTTTGGAAGTCAGACCCTCAGTTACGACAGGGGACCGTAACAGTTTGTGTACCATTTTTTGTTGTCACAGTGGGATATTGCGTTGTTAAGTCTGTATAACTCTTCAAGCAAATCAGCCTGGCTGCATCAATACAACAACTTTTTGGGATCCTGTGTGGTCTAAGAATGGCGGGGTggttgggggggagggggggatcAAAGGCAACCggctgcatgtgtgttgtatttctgtTGGCTTAGCAAGCGTATGTCCATGTGTCttgtgatgttgatgtttttctcaGCCTTCTTAtctgattgtgtttttatttccgCTGTGGCCTGCAGGAGGAGTGCTACATTTTCATCCAGATAATGTGTGCAGCGAGGATCGGGACAAAGTGAGTATGAAACATGACCACTGCCTGTTGCCTCTGCTTTGCTCCTGGTTTGAATAGGATTTGTATGTCATTGTTTTCGCTTTCTTATTCATTCTTccctttttgtttgtcttctttctttattcCCAACCAACCGTTCCCCTggatctccctcctccttcacctctgtGTGCAGATGGAGGACAGCCCAAGCCCCAAAAGGCAACGTCTTTCCCAGCAGTCCATGTTGGATCTTAGCTCGGCCCCCCCTTCTACTCCTTCCTCACCCATTCGCCCCTGGGAGCTGCCTCCAAGTCGCAGACCGCACCCCCATTACATGCCAGAGAGATGCCACACACCTGTTCGCAACCGTcgcaggtgagtgtgtgtacacacaaccATTGTCATCATTACTAATCTGGTAAATGTTATgcctttaaaatgtcaaaaataatgacaaatttCATCACGTTACAAGATCCCAGATTTATACCTTGGAATGGCTTTTTATGTCTGAGTGAAAATGTATACGTGTTCAAATAGAAATGAAACAAACTTTTTTGAGAAACTGTTACCGAAAATGATTATACTCTGATGtcttttcacaataaaattcTTATGGTAATTTATGTTAGAATATCAAACACTCTTTGGTTTCAGGCTCTCAAATATGAAGATTTGcttcatttctcttgttttaaTTCATTGTAAATCATTGCAATTATCTTTGGGTTTAGACTATAGGTTGGACAGTTGCCTTGGGTTTTTTGGTATTTTGCCATTTTCTATCATTTCATAGTAcaaatgattaattgagaaaagaATTGTCAGATTAATTGATATTGAATATATCTGTTATGTGCAGCCATgcactgaatacattttaatttaaagcatTGAACCAGGTGAgccatattaaaaaaacaaaaaaaaaaaaaaatgcttgaatATATCAAAATTTACATGAACATACACTGCAGTAGTCGCATTCAGGCAGCAATTATGTTTAACTCAGTCTGCAAAGATTTGGGAATTTCACTGGTTAAGGTGTATGTTTAGGTTGTCTttactgaatttattttaatgtcagaaaTCTCAATAACATCAGTCCTTAACTGTTTGTCAGATGTTTTTAAACGTGTTTACAGTGAAAGCATCCATGTCACTACATACTTTGACATTGCAGAATCTTCTCTTTATTgagcacacagaaaatataCCGAAGACACAGAGTTTGTGATTAAAatgcagtcttcttcttctgtcctgcTTTTTGTCAGTAATTCATATTCAGACTGAACATTTTGCACTCGGTGGCAGCTCTAATATTTAAGCTGATGCAAATGACAACAAGGCTTCTTCTGCCTCTTCTTtagttttcccctctttcttccaCCTCAGCCCTCCAATGAGACGCCAGCGTGGCCGGAGAGACCGTCTGacccgccaccaccaccacgcccacaacaaccaccaccactacaacggcaacaacaacaacaaccatcaccatcaccaccccAATgcccaccaccatcaccaccaccacctgcactCCCACCACGGCCCATCATCAGGCCACCAGGATGAAAACTATCGTCACCCTGCTCCCCCTCAGGGCTACCCACCCTACAGCCAGCAACCGCCCAGAGGACCTGGGCCAGGGCCCGGGCCTGAAGAGCGCCAAGGTTACCATCCCCCAAACCCTTCCCCGAGGCCCCTCCACCAGTCACCTAACCTGTCTCCCAGGCTGCTGCATCCTGCTGCCCACCCACAGCACCCACACCCTCACCCATCCCAGCAACAGAGCAGTGTGGTGCTTGACCTCCATGACCAGGTTAGTGTGGTGTACTGGgcaaaaaacccccccaaaaagcCGTACATAGTTGGGTAAGGACTGAATTTGTTCCAGTAAGGCctctgaaatgagaaaacatgaCTTGCAGTTTATGACTGATAATGTGATTCTCAAAGGTCGTCACCTTCTTGTGCGTCCTTGTCTCTTTATCGTGCTGCACAACAACGAGACACACTCTCAAAAAACAACACGTAAGACACTTGCGCAATGTGAAAATTAAACCCACTCATGGGTATATTAACCTATTTGCAGATAAAGATGCTGACTGCTGTAGTTTATCAAAGCAAGTTCATCATCACTGTGTAGGTGAAAGATTCCGTTGgttcatctgtgtctgtttattgACACGTCTGgtttgtgtacttgtgtttttttttccagtggggGATGATTCAGTGAAATAAGTTTATAAATTGGCTGGGCTAGAGGAAAGTTTATCTGCACACGGGAAACTATACTGTTGAGAAATTGTGGTGTAGATCATTGATCGGAAAGCCAAACATAACCAAGAATTATGTTTTTAGTTTGAAGCATCATATCCAGTGtttaacaaatatttttttctatattaCAGCATGTGCTTTCGTTTGCACATTTGTAGAAATAGAATGAAACACATTACACAACTAATTGGATTTTAAGGGAGCAATTTACACTGGTAGGTAAACTCTAACATCTGTGACAGGACTAATTTTTATCTGCAGGTTGTTGGGGTGTTTGacctcagttaaaaaaaaaaacctcatttaTATTATAATTCAAAGTACATATCAGAATTCCTATATGCAAAATACTACTGCAACTTCAAAACTTCCACATCTCATTATTCAGCTTTATAATCAAACtgaatttgtcatttctttttgttaattgagtctttcagaaaaatgaaataatgtggGCAGGCATCTGGAACCAGGCTAAATCCTTTATGAGCATCATTAAATCACAAATCCAAAGCGAAATGTTTGTTATCAAGTTTGAATCTTGTTGGAAAAGTCTTGtatttgtacttgtactttGTGTTAAGCACGATTGGTGCTTAACACAAAGACACGTCTGTGGTTGATGCATGAGGTAATGATATGGTTTATTCGGTACATAGAGGATGTGTTCTGATTACATCATAGTCTGCGTGTGCAGGGTTGAGGACTGTCTCCCTTTGATCTCCATATTTAGGGTTCAGCTCCAGTATCGTATCCCGTGTCTCCCCCCGGAGCGCCGCCGGGCCTGCCGCCTCGTTCTGCCCCTCAGCAGATCCCAGCATGCTCGGTGGTTTTCAGTGGACAGCACTATCCCGTCTGCAGTGTCCCTCCtcctgtgagtgtttgtgtctctgtaagAGATTCATTCCAGCTGTTTCCATGTAGTATCGTTACACATTTTATCTGAGTTTTCTGTATTTGATGttttcaaaacactgtttgtGACGTGTCTTACTTCCTAAATGAAATctagctttttcttttcttccgtGCTCTGTCAGGTCCTGCAGACCTGTTCTGTGCAGCACTTACCGATGCCCTATCCCTTCCCATCACTGCTATCCAGTGACCCAGCCTTCCTACTTCCGCCTCCTCACCTCCCCCATCCCCCAGCACACCTTTCCCATCACCCACCTCACCTGCCCCAGCCTGGACAGTTTGGACCTTATCCGACACAGCAGGCACGTTCGGTGAGTAGGAGTGTTTCGGtgactttgttttcactgttatcAAATTTAGTATCAGATGCATCCTTAGTGAACACTGGGCGTTTATATTTAAAGTCTGAATTCACAAGACTTTCTATGCATGTCTTCAAAAActtttccttcccttttttGGTATTATGAAAAACTTGTTTTCACCTGAGGGTCTAGTGTGACACTCTTGGCATCTTTCAGGGAAACTTTAAATGTTCCGCCTGCTGTATAAAAAGGCAGCAGCAAAGGTGTTTTACTATGTCAAAGCAAAGTAGGTGATGCATATTTTATACATTGAAGTTGAAGCAATTGTCTCTCATCTCCTGTAGTGGTTGTAGACACTTGGGAATACTGTACTGTCTTGAAATACACATAGACTTGCAGTAAAATAGGCCATATACCTGTGCATGAAGCATCACTTACAATAAAGTGGGTAAAATCCACATATGAAAACTAGACGCATGTTGGTAATGCAGTTAAAGAAGAAATAGCTTGGTGGCTATTAGCTGAAAGGGCTATGGAAATTATTGGTCATCTGCTGATAACTCAATATTATGCATCCCTAATGTTCAGATAATGTGTGCCAAATTCTGTAACAGATCCTGATTAAATACCAGCATGCTCTCTGAAGTTCAGGGCTATTTTTGTTGAACCGTGGTGCAACAACATCCCGCTAAAGGCCTCGAACTCAAACATactgtagttttaaaaaaaaatgtggtggCTTTGATATTGACTGATATTGACTGCTAATTGAAGCAGCTGCAAAAGAATGACAAAGAATACAAAGCAGAACCAGGAAGAATaacattattttgtttattttaatcttaatgacatgttcatatttttttttaaataatgaaatataaatataaaaaatacaaaagtctgATTGATCCTTGCTGTTAAATATATAGAGTGTAATATTTATTGttactgttgttattgttgctaAATCAATGTAATCTACACCTAAAGTGTTGTTGTCTTGTGGTTGGAttgcttctgttgctgtggttgCGTGAAACAACCTTAGCATATTTCTCCTTTGCTTTCCCAGCCGTTGCAGAGGATAGACAATGATGTGGAGCTGCTTGGAGAGCACCTGTCTTTGGGGGCTGGACTCCACTATCCCCCCGCCACCCACCCAGCCCTCACCCCACACTCCACACAACTTCACTTCCTCTCCCATGACCCCCTGCCACAGGAGTTCTTTGGAGTTGTGAGCAATAAGAATTtgttaacaaaataaataaataaataaataaataaataaatatttttttcaacctAAAAATGGGAACGTGTGAATAATCTGACATGTATGTGTTGTCACTTAGTCCTATCCAAACTTCATTCCTCGGCGTCTCCCGGGGCGACGGTACCGCTCGCAACAGCCACTGCCACCTTCGCCTTACCACCCCAGCCTCCTGCCTTACTTCCTGTAAGTACATCAGTACATTAACTAAGACAAGACAGTTAAGAACAAAAGATTGAATTTATATTAgctaaatatacagtacatgaccTGAGTCAGTTGCAGGGTGTTGGGTGAATCACCCAACCACATCCACAAGATGATGATTTTTACCAGGAGAATACAAAGGAAGGACATGAGgacagatatatatttttttttaatcctttaaaGTATGgtcaaatcattttattttgttggacTTGGGGACACTGAAAGACTTTTCCCAGAAAAGTAATTTCTGAGAGGCCTTTAGACATTACTTGATTCATTGATTcgtgaaaatgaataaaattgaGTGATTTAATAAAGGACTTGCATAAAAAGGGAAAAGGTCCTGAGCCTTCAACAAAgaaatcattcaaaaaaaattaGTTGTCATGCAGTTCCAGATCACGGTGAAATgccaacaacacagacaaatataAGGCAAGATtaagtatttttaaatatggtttaaaaaaaaagacatttcttcaGGCCATTAACTGTCCAACTGCTGCTACATGAGTTAGCTATTCAGCTGCATAATTTACTTCTTTCATAAATCAAAAAATTCTCTGTTAACTCTCCTCTGTAGTTCAATGCTGCCAGTCCAGCCCACAGGTCCAGCGATCAGCCTAGAGCTGGATGTAGACGATGGAGAGGTGGAAAACTATGAGGTTTGTCTTcagatgttttattcttttgtctGCTGGATGCACTCTGGGACTCTTGGAGTCTTATTCCTCTGTTGATCCTGATGTTTTCTCCCGCAGGCCCTCCTGAACCTCGCTGAGCGCCTGGGAGAGGCCAAACTCCGAGGACTAACCAAGGGAGACATTGAACAGCTTCCCTCCTATCGGTTCAATCCAAATAACCATCAGTCTGAGCAAACACTGTGAGTGCCTTTTACAGCCACCAGGTCATCACCCGCTGAGAGGGTGAATTATTGTTAATGAAATTTTCTGTTAGCTCCTCAGATCACAGTGAAAGGATTTAGGTGGATTTACTGACAGAAGCTAATGTGTATTAAGTACAGAATTTGTGCAGTTAAATGACAGAGCTGGATATAATGAGCAAAATGTACACATTTCTCATAATAtacatcaacaaaacaaaacacagatggTGCAGGAATACTAGTAAGAAGAATctggttttttttaatcatataaATAACTTTCAGTGTTCAACAGACATTTTTACCAGATGCTGTCTTCTAGTAACTGACGAGCCCaaatcttttcttcttcttatgttCTTGTGTTGCCGCACTTTGCGTGATCTTACCTGTTGTGTTgcaggtgtgtggtgtgtatgagTGATTTTGAGTCCCGCCAACTGCTGCGAGTCCTGCCCTGCAGCCACGAGTTCCACGGGAAGTGTGTCGACAAGTGGCTGAGGGTTAGTATCTGCCCTGTGGATCCAGCTGACTCACACTGTGTATACACAAATATGCAAGCTTTGAGTTCGTCTAGGGCTGATCACATATTGTTTGGCAGGGTGTTCAagtaaaagtctgttttttttatttttttttataagtaaCCAGGCAGTGCTGCATATAGGGTTTTAATCAGTAACTTACATAGAGAAAACCTTATTTTTAATACTCTCTCAGTCCAAGTACACATTAACGAAGTGACACAGGCACTTATTTATAGAAGTGTGGTGACAGTCTCCCTTTTTCAGGAGATCTGTTTgctagaaacagaaacagacatcaGGCTTGGGTCTAAATGAATCAGAAGAGTCAGTGAGGTctgaaaaccacacaaacaaacccaggATGAGAACTTCAGAGGAAGATGCATACCTCCACACGTGATTTCCCACTGAAAATGCTAAAAGAAGTGCTTGATCTCCAAGTTCTTGTGTTAATCATAACATAGTCTTATGATTCAGAGGGATGAGACATTGCCCAAAGCCTCTGTGTGAATTGGGTTATAAGGATTACAACtcaatacaaaacaaataaaaaatgtaataatctGAAATCCACTGCAGAAGTCCCTTTAATGGGGGGGTGTGCAGCAGTTACCGTCCAAATGTACAGTTTTAGGACGGGgcattttgtatgtttttaatatcATAACCTGCCTCTGAAACCTAACttgctgtgtcctctctctgtcctcaggccAACAGGACATGTCCCATTTGTCGGGCCGACGCCTCAGAGGTCCAAAGAGACTCAGAGTGACCACATGAGGGAGCCAGACACTCCTCATTGTCTGTCCGACACGTTCAGTACTGCCTGCTCCTGATATAATGATACATGTGcgtgcttgcacacacacacacacacacacacacacaccatttccTTACCTTTTTGTGCAGCACCATCTCCTacatctttgttgttgtttttttctgtttgagttACATGTATCACCCTCCCTGAGAAATTCTCTCTCGTCCAGTTCTTTTTCCTGCCTGTCATTTTTCCTCTTATTAGCCTTTCCTGTACACGTACATGCACGTGAATGACCCACCATcctgcagtggtgtgtgtgtgtgtgtgtgcgcgcgcgtgcgtgtgttAGTGTGAACGTGCATGCACCACAACTGTGCAAGCGTTCTTTGGTCAGCCCTGTAATGTAGGGCTGTggtatgtgactgtgtgttttcagtgtgtgtgtgtgtgtgtgtgtgtgtgtgtgtgtgtgtgagagagagagagagagggtgtgtgtctgagggagatttttttttttttagatatccTGGAGCATGCCTGAGTTTCTGTTGTGTATCAGACAAGCGTAACATCTGAGACATCTGAGAGTTTTTTTATTGCTCTCATGAGTGACTGACTTTAGTTCCTGTTTGTACGTTTAtgcactgtctgtctgtatgcatactctgtgtgtatgtatgttatAGACTTTAATCCTTTTCTCTAGTTTGACACTAAGGGTCCATACTGCCACTATACTTCTCAGTTGCCTATTTGATCAGTTTGTTTCAGTagacttattattattattgttattattatgattattgttattattattcgACCATTATAGGTGATTGTTTTCCTGCCTGGCAGTTACCTCATCATTCCAGTTTTGGTCATCTTTCATTACAAGCGCTTCACGGCACTACTTTTGAAATTAAGCacattatatatttttcttttcctttgttttcttagcAAAAATAAGTTTGTCTGTGACTTTGCAGTGGCACATGtgttacatatatacatatatctatatatatactgtataaatcTATGAATATCTGTATACCAAATAAAAGGCTTGATACGAACTTTTTAAACTTAgcattttgtatttaatttttctttcttttcttttttttttaaacagaattaCGAGCTAGTGAAATAAGTCAGGTTTGGTTGTGCTGGATTTCTCCTTGTCAGGTATGAGGTGGTGGTGGGATCAGCATCGACAGGGACTTGCAGCTTCAGGTGGCTCAGGAGGTGTAACAGCTTCAAGCTGCCACTAGGTGGTGTCACTGCTCTTTTAGTCTACCATCACTCCACATCTGCCCAAGTTGTGGTCTTTGGGTTATGTTCTGTCACCCCTAATACATGCACTTggtttacacacagacactatgTAATTAACACTTTCACTGCTTTGATGATAATACAGGTTGTGTGCTGATTTGAGTGACACAGCTGCTTAACAGTAACCATGTGTTGTGTAATCTTAAATTCATCATGTGTACTGTTCTTCAGTCACTCTGGGCTGTGTGTAATAAGTAGGCTAcgtttttttcctttgtatcCGTGTCAACATGgcaaaacagtaaacacaccCAACATCTCTTGTTGTTCTGTTGCACCTGTTAAGAGGAACTAAAATGATTCTGAAACAATGGGTTGAGTTACATTTTGCAACCAGATAGTTATAAATAATCACTCATAAATAGTCATAATAATAAGCCTTAATTCAGAACAGACTTTAACAAGGTACTGGAGCCAAGCATCTTATCAACTAAAAACCATAGTGGACAACTTAACAAATGAGTGTTTCACAGTGAATTGTTCCTAAAACTTTAAATCTATGAATCAACTGAAACAAATGTCTGCATACAGTTGGTATATAGACAGGCAATCAGGTCGTCCACCTCCCCTCGCAGCTCTGTTGTCTTGTGCCTTCTGTTGATTAACAGAACAGAAAGTGTGTCACTGTACATACGGATACAGTATCTACTGTTGAATCCCAAAAGGCAAAAGTCACCTCTAGGCTTTACAGCACCAGTGGCTACGGTTTTACAAGCAATTTTAATGGAGCTGCTTGAGGCATGAAGAAAGCAAATGCCATCGTTTTTCAGTGGAGGAAATTTACAAAGCATGTTTATGAGGAATGTGACAGAGGGCCCAGGCACCAAGGGACATTCTCTATCTTCTCTGTAAATCACCATTCTTATATAGACTGATGCAAGTGCgtccttttatttttgttgccaTGTCTGTATGGTCAGTTTTGACCATTTTCTGTTTGACCTTGTGTCAAATCTGGATTCCCTCCGGGCATAGGCAGGAGCCTGTTcagcaaaacaaccacagagagactcaaaatgaacaaaaagacaACTCTCTGAGTTTTTTTGAGTGGGGGTGTCTTTTATACAGGGGCCTGATGTCTCATAATCTGTCCATGGCTTAGCGTGTTTGTAAGACATCACATGCAGGAAAAACATGGCTCATTCATGTCTAAGCACAagttttgtgtgtgcttttttttcaagCTCTGATTACAACATACATTTTGCATTTAGCTTGTAAGCTGCAAAAAAAGTAGTCAAAACACAAGGGTGATGCAGGTTTATGCCATATGAAActtagaaagacagagacagagatgatgcATGTATGTTTTGAGTTCATGTTTAATTAAATGAGAAGCCTCTTGGCCTAGGCCTGATGACTCACTGTCCTCCTGTCCATGGCTTTCACTCTGTCCAACTGTTTGCTTccactttccttttttcatttttcatctttcatctctttctcaTTCCTTCTACTAATTCTCTGTCTCCGTCCTCTTTTCTATTGtacttctctttctcctctctatCACCCCTTGTTTCTGCTGttctttccatttcctccacTTCTCACATACTTTCCTTCACTAACTttgctcctcttcttcctctggtCCTCCTCATGcactgtcctgttttttttaaaatttcttctccttttcagttCTCCACTGTCTTAGCACTGTTCTTcgtctcctcctgtctttttaGACATCTTCTCTTCCAccatcctcttctccctctttgccTCTGCTGTGAACACCACCCACTCCTTTAACCCGCTTCTGCTGCGGAGCGGTGAAGTGAAAATGATGGGGGTTTTCTGCCTAAAACTGTCTTCCCAGTTACTCAACTCAAGGAACAAACAATATTTGTCTTGTCTTGCCTTCTCCCATGTCCTAAACAGGGTTGTACGAGGCCAGAAGTTGCTCAATTTGGGATGGCAGGTGAGCCCATCTTGAAgttgtaaaattatttttgttccaGTGTTCAAAACACTCACAGTGAGATGAATAACTTTGAGtgacaactttttttaaaaataccatttaatttgaacatttttaataTGAACTATTACCACATATTATTGCAGTTAAATGCGGTTACACAGTGTGATAAGGAATCTTACAAAATACACACTAGAACACCATGTTCTCATTTACATCaagacttattttttttttcacaaacccaaataactttttttttttcttacagtgaCACTGCAGCTGCCCAAGAGGGGTTCCACTGGTAAAAAAAATTCTGGTTTGAACATCCTCTTCTTTGGTTGGTTAGTTGTGCTTCGTTCACTCATGCACAACAGGCTGTCCTGTCCTCAGGCTGCGCTGGGACTGGTGACATGTTCAGGGCAGCTTGTCCTACAGTGGCTGTGAAGAGGAGGAACTTTATTCAAGTCTGTCAGTTGTCAGCAGAAATGCTGCTTTCAATAATAATTTGAGTCTGCTAtggtttttccacaaaaaaactTAATTTACATTGTTTAAAATTCTTGAAATTAAATTTACTTCTTCTCCCTCACCGAACAGAACCGATACAGAAGAATTGATAAATGAGGGCACTTCACTTATTTGGGTGTGCAGTCAAAGAACTTCAAAAAACATAAGAGGaatctttttcttcctttattttcattctgtccTCCTTCTGATGCCTgaacaaagagaggagaggcttTTACACCTCTGccatctctgctcctctcctcacGGCAGCCTacacttttaatgtgaaaatgcaagagtgtatgtatgtgtgtgcacgtgttgTGCAGATTGACCCAAGCTGACAGGGTACATGGATTCTCCATCTTGCTtgtatataaaaagaaaatgtgggcACTGAGCTCTGCCTGCTTCACTTATagtcacacacatactcacacacgcatgcacacacatgcactctctGTATCTtcctttctcactttttcttctttgttacATCTTTCACTCTCGGCGCTCAGCAGCATGAGGGTTAAATCAGAACGTGTCAGCCGCTTCCcgagtgaagtgtgtgtgtagaataTTTATTTCGTAGGGATTTCCCCTTCCGCGTGTTGGGTAGCTGCCGGCCATGTCATCATGTTCTGAGCTGTCAAAGGCCATCACTGTTACTCGTGGGacatgaggtgtgtgtgtttgagagagacaTAATGAGGAAGGGAGAAGGgacaagacagaaacacagagacagacagaactaggatgtgtgtttgtgtgtgggttggTGGAGTGGATATGGTGGCATACTGGGGGCTCAGTGGGAACAGTAACGTCAGGTGAGAGGTTTCCATTTAGTTGGTGAGGGGAGGCGAGCTTTAAGTCAGAGTGCATCACATGTGTTTGTgatccacatatacacagtatgtGATACACTGTACaccctgtaaacacacacacacacacacagtgaacatggACAGCAAGACCCTCTGGTCGTCTTCCCAGTCTGCTGGATAATTCCCTCTCCAGGGAGCTGGTGTGAGCATGTACAGAGGAGCAAAGTTTGTCAAAGTGATCACTGTCTTTTTAGTTTGTAAAATATATGTTAATGTAAgacaatccacacacacacacacacacacacacacaaaatcatgtCACTTACATAGAAATAGAATCAAATCGGTTAcataacattaatttaaaattaaagtcAAACTCCCTGTACACTTACAGTATAGACTATCTAAAGGCTTTAATTAAGGAATTTGCGATAGATTTGTTCTGAAAACGGGTTTTGAAAGCCAACAGTTCTCAAGTTGCCATTTGGTCATACATATCTTTCAAATTATTACATAATAATGTAAAACCTATGATGATGTAATATTCTGTTGTTTAAAATTTTGTCTAAAA
Coding sequences:
- the LOC121188776 gene encoding E3 ubiquitin-protein ligase RNF38-like: MDPPRTRSRSRSGFYHFGMNGSVGSNGSGNAVGNGSLMNASGVGVSYPQQSNPGWAPHHGGRSYPESQQQHTQGSYLSAGAQRHSSHGAHRHPGAGGVLHFHPDNVCSEDRDKMEDSPSPKRQRLSQQSMLDLSSAPPSTPSSPIRPWELPPSRRPHPHYMPERCHTPVRNRRSPPMRRQRGRRDRLTRHHHHAHNNHHHYNGNNNNNHHHHHPNAHHHHHHHLHSHHGPSSGHQDENYRHPAPPQGYPPYSQQPPRGPGPGPGPEERQGYHPPNPSPRPLHQSPNLSPRLLHPAAHPQHPHPHPSQQQSSVVLDLHDQGSAPVSYPVSPPGAPPGLPPRSAPQQIPACSVVFSGQHYPVCSVPPPVLQTCSVQHLPMPYPFPSLLSSDPAFLLPPPHLPHPPAHLSHHPPHLPQPGQFGPYPTQQARSPLQRIDNDVELLGEHLSLGAGLHYPPATHPALTPHSTQLHFLSHDPLPQEFFGVSYPNFIPRRLPGRRYRSQQPLPPSPYHPSLLPYFLSMLPVQPTGPAISLELDVDDGEVENYEALLNLAERLGEAKLRGLTKGDIEQLPSYRFNPNNHQSEQTLCVVCMSDFESRQLLRVLPCSHEFHGKCVDKWLRANRTCPICRADASEVQRDSE